Part of the Ziziphus jujuba cultivar Dongzao chromosome 8, ASM3175591v1 genome is shown below.
CAGCTTTTCAATGATCTAAAATGCATCAATTTGAGTCACTCCCGGAACTTGACAAAGACTCCAGATTTCACGTGGACTCCAAACCTTGAGAAACTAATCCTTGAAGGCTGTACCAGTTTAGTTGAGGTCCACCCATCATTTGGAACTCTCAAAAGGCTTCGGATATTGAATTTGAAGGATTGCATATCTCTTAGGAGTCTCCAATGTGCTGCCATGTCATTGGAATCTCttcaaatttgttttctttcaggATGCTCAAAACTTGAGCACATCGATCAGCTTGTTGCACGTCTTGTCCTTGGCAGTCCAAATATATTGAAACTAAGTTTAAGAAACTGTGACTTGGAAGAAGGAGCAATTCCTAGTGACATAGGGTGCTGCTTAACCTCATTGGAGGTGTTGGATATAGGCAGAAATAAGTTTAGTAGCTTACCAAAAAGCATTAGACAACTGAATAAGCTAAAATTTCTTGGACTGGCTCACTGCAATCAACTAAAATCGGTGCCAGAGCTTCCCTCTAATGTAGAATATGTAGAAGCACGAGATTGTAGTTCACTGCATActttttcaaatccatcaaacGTGCGAACTTCCATAGATTTTGTGCTCAGTTTCATTAATTGCTTCAATTTGGCACAGAACAAAGACTGCAGAAGCACCGCACTCACATGGTTGAAAGCCTACCTTGGGTCGTTAATGCCGGACAACCAGAATCAGGTTCATTTTtcactatatatgtatatgtatctgTCTCTGATCTCTCTCTCATATATACAAACATGCCTCTCGCAGGAACTGTCACAGCTCAGTGGACGTTTTGATATTATTGTCCCGGGAACAAGAATTCCAGAGTGGTTCAGGCATCAAAACAATATGGGTCCTTCAGTCACGATACCTTTGCCTCCAAACCGGAACAATagaaattggattggatttgccTTCTGTGTTGTTTTTATAGTCCACCAGAATTATTCCGAGGAAGAGTCATCGTCGATTGAGATTAACTGTCAATTGTACGCAGATGAAAGTCGTATTGGGAATCGTTTTGGGTTTTGCATCTCAAACAACACAGCCTTGAAGTCCGATCACCTTTGGCTGCGTTACGTATCAAATGGTAGCATTGGTAAGAGAATGCTTCGTTGGAATAGAATTGGTCAGATTACTGCTTCATTTGAAACTGAAAGCCATTGCTTGGAGGTGAAAAAATGTGGTCTTCGTGCTGTTTACAAGCAAGACATGGAAGAGAAGAACAAGAGGAAGTTCCAGTACATTTGCTCTCCAACTGAGGATTTGGGTGTGGGCTTTTTCTCGAATGATAAATAGTTGGTCAATTTGTCCTCCTTCttagtttttttcctttttttgtgggaaaaataaataaataaaactttattaatactttctttttgttattcatGAATGTGTAACCCTGTGCTttccgccaaaaaaaaaaaaaatcacaaacacCCTATGCTTGATTCTCTCTTTACAAATGCACGCCCCTCTCAACTTTTTCTACAAGTTTCCCAATTTAGTTTTTAGCTTCCTGACTATACAGGTCTTTTCCATTTCGCTCacccaagaaaaaaatatatatcttttccttttctttttgtttttgcctCCATgaagtcttttatttttatttttggtaaatacctCCATAAAGCTTACATAAATGGGataatgaatttgaatttctcAGCTTTAAAATCCACCTTTAtttgagaagaaaataatattaaaaaaaactataaacttCTCTTATCAAGAATActtgatttaattaaattttggaatGTTTATAGagcaaataattatttgattacttGCGTTGTCagttgttatttatatttaaatctaaaaattttaaaaagatatgaTAATCATTAGcatttgttatataataaagTTAAGAATTTCCTAAATATTAAATTcttgtacatatataataatgattcTCCAGACCCCTAGATATGTATTCATAGCCAACATCCGTATTCGACTTTTAGCAACTTAGGGCGGCTTTcgttttaaaaacaatttttataaatgcaaaataaaaatgataaatttaattttgtatttttaaaatttagaaacatgtttggtaatatatttaaaaatatttaatgggaatgaaaatgataaaattatgtttgataaatgacaaataccatataaatttatatggtaaagaaaatattattttttaaaacagtaATCAttgtttgtattatatatattaaatattatatatatatatatatataaaataaatattctttatttaagataatgaaaattatctgtctttttatatatttgttttcaaaattgttcaaattaacataaaaatgttttcaaaatctatctaatattttaaagaatacttacaacttttttttttcacaaatttaaaaatccCAAATGAAGATACCgactacattttttatttttttgaatttgtaaaACGTTGGGAATTTTTGTCTTTTGGAGGAAGAAACCAGACAATAAGGCTTGCTTATGAtttatataatgaaatttttataacattaaaaaaaaaaaaccatcaatcaaaaaaatatatatgtaaattatgtGAAatgaaatttgtatttattaggaaaaaaaattacaggaatacaaagagaaaaatacaaagttaaaaaattgaaaagttgaCCTGTGCATGCCCCGTGGTCCATTACCTTAACAAACTTATGGGCTTTTGGGTTTTCGTGCTTGGATGATTGGCCCATTAAGGCTCAGTAAAGGGCTTCTGAGCTTCAATGATTGGGCCATTAGGGTCcagcaaattttattttattttattttatttagtattattattattatttttacctaGTGGCGGAAAAATACCTAAACATGGCGTAGGAAATATCAAATGGGAAATATATAAAGTAGGAGGTAATCTCTCTCTGTCTGTCATGTAAAAAGTCATATATTTAGGGTTCTTGCTTCGTTCTCAATTTCTCTTATTGGTCTTCTCTTCGAAACTTGAAATCCATGGAAGCTCTCCAAACAAACTCTAACCCCTCAACAATCGAAACCCTAGATCCTCATCATGGATATCCTCCTCCACCTGAAACCCTAGTCTCCTACGATCAGAATccccctcctcctcctcctccgccAGACGCTTCAGATTACCAGGATCCATATCCTCCGCCGCCTCAACCTCTAGGTCACGAAGATCACAAACAATCGCAAACCCTAGCTTCCTACCCTCAAAACCCTTCCGACAACAACCCGCAGAGTACCTCCGACAATGGCTACTCCGCCCCTGCCGAGATTCCGACGCCGAAGATCGAAACTCAGAAGCCCCTGGTTTCAGAAAATGGTCTGACGAATACGCATAGTGGTACCGATAAGGATTTCTCCGGTGGCGAGGAGGAGACCTCGAGCAGGCGGCGGAGACGCAGCCGTTGGGACCCACAGCCGGAGTCTGATAACCAGAACGGTGGTACTGGCGGTGCCGGTGGCGATGCAGGTAGTGGCCCGCGGAAGAGGAAGTCCCGGTGGGCCGATGATGATCCGAAGCCGGTGATTCAGCTGCCTGATTTCATGGGAGGTATTGAATTCGATCCTGAAATTCAAGCTTTGAATAGTAGGCTTCTTGAGATTAGTCGAATGTTGTCTTCGGGATTGCCTTTGGATGATCGCCCTGAAGGGGCTAGGTCACCTTCTCCTGAACCCATTTACGACAATATGGGAATTAGGATAAACACTAGGGAGTATAGGGCGCGGGAAAGATTGAACAAAGAGAGACAGGAAATCATAGCCCAGATTATTAAACGGAACCCTGCTTTTAAGCCACCAGCTGATTATAGACCACCGAAGCTTCAGAAGAAACTATACATACCAATGAAAGAATACCCAGgttataattttattggacTTATTATTGGCCCAAGGGGAAATACACAGAAGCGGATGGAGAAAGAAACTGGCGCCAAAATTGTTATTCGTGGTAAAGGGTCTGTGAAAGAAGGCAGGTTGCAGCAAAAAAGAGATTTGAAACCTGATCCTTCTGAGAATGAGGATTTGCATGTTTTGGTTGAGGCAGAGACACAAGAAGCTCTTGATGCTGCGGCAGGGATGGTGGAGAAGCTCCTGCAACCTGTAGATGAGGTGTTAAATGAGCATAAAAGGCAACAACTTAGAGAACTTGCGGCCCTGAATGGAACAATAAGAGATGAAGAGTATTGTAGGCTGTGTGGTGAGCCTGGCCATCGCCAGTATGCCTGTCCATCACGTACTTCGACTTTTAAGAGTGATGTTCTTTGTAAGATATGTGGTGATGGTGGCCATCCTACTATTGATTGTCCAGTGAAGGGAACAACTGGAAAGAAGATGGATGATGAGTATCAGAACTTCTTAGCAGAGTTGGGTGGAACTGGTCCTGAATCAGCAACTAAACAAACCCCTACTTTAGCACTTGGCCCAGGAACTACAGCAAGCAATCCTCCTTGGACTAACAATGCTAGCAGTGCTACTACTACTTCACATCCAGGTTTGGGGTCAGCTCCACTGAAGCCAAAGGAATATGATGATACCAATTTGTATATTGGATACTTGCCTCCTACCCT
Proteins encoded:
- the LOC107414361 gene encoding splicing factor-like protein 1 translates to MEALQTNSNPSTIETLDPHHGYPPPPETLVSYDQNPPPPPPPPDASDYQDPYPPPPQPLGHEDHKQSQTLASYPQNPSDNNPQSTSDNGYSAPAEIPTPKIETQKPLVSENGLTNTHSGTDKDFSGGEEETSSRRRRRSRWDPQPESDNQNGGTGGAGGDAGSGPRKRKSRWADDDPKPVIQLPDFMGGIEFDPEIQALNSRLLEISRMLSSGLPLDDRPEGARSPSPEPIYDNMGIRINTREYRARERLNKERQEIIAQIIKRNPAFKPPADYRPPKLQKKLYIPMKEYPGYNFIGLIIGPRGNTQKRMEKETGAKIVIRGKGSVKEGRLQQKRDLKPDPSENEDLHVLVEAETQEALDAAAGMVEKLLQPVDEVLNEHKRQQLRELAALNGTIRDEEYCRLCGEPGHRQYACPSRTSTFKSDVLCKICGDGGHPTIDCPVKGTTGKKMDDEYQNFLAELGGTGPESATKQTPTLALGPGTTASNPPWTNNASSATTTSHPGLGSAPLKPKEYDDTNLYIGYLPPTLDDDGLIGLFSPFGDIVMAKVIRDRITGMSKGYGFVKYADVQMANTAIASMNGYRLEGRTIAVRVAGKPPQPTVPPGPPASAVPTYPAPSQPVGSYPSQQFTPGGPLPSAPPPSYSGTPVPWGPPMPPPYASYAPPPPGSTMYPPPMQGQPMAPYGVHYPPAVQTLTTGGLSQPATSSEAQQSYPPGVQSENSTNAQSAPSNIYGSSLAAMPPPAQSTYPASSYGYSSYYSAVPPPPPGPPVPGSAAEQSQSIGNVPWATNPPVPAASSAEKSTYGADAEYEKFMAEMK